In the genome of Halalkalicoccus subterraneus, one region contains:
- a CDS encoding propanediol/glycerol family dehydratase large subunit, with amino-acid sequence MANKEPNSEDASQATDNVERKRSKRFETLDNRPVNKDGIVEEWPEVGFVAMESPDDPDPSITVEDGTIVEMDGIEREEFDFVDQFIADYAIDPEVADEALELDSVEFAHMLADINVPREEIKRLATGMTPAKLTEVVNQMNTVEMMMALQKVRTRKNPGNQCHVTSVKDHPAQLVADAAESALRGFDEAETTVGITRIAPFNALSLLIGTQCGRGGVLTQCAVEEATELELGMRGMTSYAETVSVYGTEDVFKDGDDTPYSKAFLASGYASRGVKMRFTSGSGSEVNMGQAEGKSMLYLETKCVLVTKGCGVQGLQNGSISTVAIPAAVPSGLRCILAENLIAGMVDLEMASGNDQTFTHSETRRTAHMIPQMFPGTDFIFSGYSAVPNYDDMFAGSTFDSSDFDDYNLIQRDFKVDGGTKDVEEEEVIKYRNRAVKALQAVFEELGFPPITDEEVEAATYADGSDDMPDRNQAQDIDAAQEMMEREVTGADIVTILVERGFEEIAENILGVLKSRVSGDYLHTSAILDEEFNVVSAVNNPNDYEGPGTGYRMSEERWEEIKNYRHAVDPKDV; translated from the coding sequence ATGGCTAACAAGGAACCAAACTCCGAGGACGCGTCGCAAGCGACCGACAATGTCGAACGGAAGCGGTCCAAGCGGTTCGAGACCCTCGATAACCGACCCGTCAACAAAGACGGAATCGTCGAGGAGTGGCCGGAGGTCGGGTTCGTCGCGATGGAATCTCCTGACGATCCGGATCCCTCGATAACGGTTGAGGACGGAACGATCGTCGAGATGGACGGCATCGAGCGCGAAGAGTTCGATTTCGTCGACCAGTTCATCGCGGACTACGCGATCGATCCGGAGGTAGCCGACGAGGCACTCGAGCTCGACTCGGTGGAGTTCGCACATATGCTTGCGGACATCAACGTCCCGCGCGAGGAGATCAAGCGGCTCGCGACCGGGATGACGCCGGCGAAGCTCACCGAGGTCGTCAACCAGATGAACACGGTGGAGATGATGATGGCGCTCCAGAAGGTGCGCACTCGCAAAAACCCTGGAAACCAGTGTCACGTCACGAGCGTAAAGGATCATCCCGCACAGCTGGTGGCCGATGCGGCCGAATCCGCCCTTCGGGGATTCGACGAAGCCGAGACGACGGTCGGGATCACACGCATCGCACCGTTCAACGCGCTCTCGCTGTTGATCGGGACCCAATGTGGCAGGGGCGGCGTTCTGACGCAGTGTGCCGTTGAGGAGGCGACCGAACTCGAACTGGGAATGCGCGGGATGACCAGTTACGCCGAGACGGTCTCCGTGTACGGCACCGAGGACGTGTTCAAAGACGGCGACGACACCCCGTACTCGAAGGCGTTTCTCGCCTCCGGCTACGCCTCGCGAGGGGTGAAGATGCGATTCACCTCGGGATCGGGCTCCGAGGTGAACATGGGCCAAGCGGAGGGCAAATCCATGCTGTATCTGGAGACGAAATGCGTGCTGGTGACGAAGGGCTGTGGCGTCCAAGGGCTCCAGAACGGATCGATCAGCACCGTCGCGATCCCGGCGGCGGTTCCCTCCGGGCTGCGGTGTATCCTCGCGGAGAACCTCATCGCTGGGATGGTCGACTTGGAGATGGCCTCCGGGAACGACCAGACGTTTACGCACTCGGAGACGCGCCGGACGGCCCACATGATCCCCCAGATGTTCCCCGGGACCGACTTCATCTTCTCGGGGTACAGCGCCGTACCGAACTACGACGACATGTTCGCCGGCTCGACGTTCGATTCGTCGGATTTCGACGACTACAACCTCATACAACGGGACTTCAAGGTCGACGGCGGGACCAAAGACGTCGAAGAGGAGGAGGTCATCAAGTATCGCAACCGGGCGGTCAAAGCCCTCCAGGCGGTCTTCGAGGAACTGGGCTTCCCGCCGATCACCGACGAGGAGGTCGAGGCTGCGACGTACGCCGACGGCAGCGACGACATGCCGGATCGGAACCAGGCACAGGACATCGACGCCGCACAGGAGATGATGGAGCGCGAAGTCACCGGCGCCGATATCGTCACCATCCTGGTCGAGCGCGGGTTCGAGGAGATCGCGGAGAACATTCTCGGCGTGCTCAAATCGCGCGTCTCTGGCGATTACCTCCATACGTCGGCGATCCTCGACGAGGAGTTCAACGTCGTGAGCGCGGTGAATAACCCGAACGACTACGAGGGCCCCGGAACCGGCTACCGGATGAGCGAGGAGCGCTGGGAGGAGATCAAGAACTACCGACACGCCGTCGATCCAAAGGACGTCTAA
- a CDS encoding CNNM domain-containing protein, with translation MVTLEIAARLLAGALLIVANAFFVATEFGLTRARQFTEEEFVGGDPALQRAWDMTDDLELYLTTCQIWISGTSIALGIIAEPGLAALLEPIFANTTLASVGAASLLAFFIINMIHLTHGEQTPTYLGVERSRQVCRYGARPLYWFARSIAPLIRFGDWVAKGTLGLFGVEMTGAWLETEQDVIESRADLRHRMERLLAEGNLDDERYEEVLGALAVGRMTVSDIMVDREEIVFLSTDLPLSENLERLSGSLHNRYPLIGEDPDDFRGIVYVSAVLDEIDALQAGEKTIEDIAAPPLTVSEETTVSDVIDRFQEEHQELALVRSEEDDLVGLVTATDAMEAVVGELEDPLDEAADDSTA, from the coding sequence ATGGTTACTCTAGAGATCGCTGCTAGACTCCTCGCCGGTGCGCTCCTCATCGTCGCGAACGCATTCTTCGTCGCCACCGAGTTCGGGCTGACCCGCGCACGCCAGTTCACCGAAGAGGAGTTCGTCGGAGGTGACCCAGCACTCCAACGGGCCTGGGACATGACCGACGACCTCGAACTGTACCTGACGACCTGTCAGATCTGGATTTCGGGCACCAGTATTGCGCTGGGGATCATCGCAGAACCCGGGCTGGCGGCACTGCTGGAGCCGATCTTCGCGAACACCACGCTTGCCTCGGTCGGGGCCGCCTCGCTGCTCGCGTTCTTTATCATCAACATGATCCATCTGACCCACGGCGAGCAGACCCCAACGTATCTGGGCGTCGAGCGCTCGCGACAGGTCTGTCGATACGGCGCGCGCCCGCTGTACTGGTTCGCGCGCTCGATCGCCCCGCTGATCCGCTTTGGCGACTGGGTCGCGAAGGGGACGCTCGGACTGTTCGGGGTCGAGATGACCGGCGCGTGGCTCGAAACCGAACAGGACGTCATCGAGAGCCGGGCCGATCTCCGCCATCGAATGGAGAGGCTGCTCGCGGAGGGCAACCTCGACGACGAACGCTACGAGGAGGTCCTCGGTGCGCTCGCAGTCGGGCGGATGACCGTCAGCGACATCATGGTCGACCGGGAGGAGATCGTGTTCCTCTCGACGGACCTGCCCCTCTCGGAGAACCTCGAACGGCTCTCGGGGTCGCTGCACAATCGGTATCCGCTGATCGGTGAGGATCCCGACGACTTCCGCGGGATCGTCTACGTTTCGGCGGTCCTCGACGAGATCGATGCCCTCCAAGCGGGAGAGAAGACCATCGAGGATATCGCTGCGCCACCGTTGACCGTCTCCGAAGAGACGACCGTCAGCGACGTCATCGATCGATTCCAGGAGGAACACCAGGAGCTCGCACTCGTTCGCTCCGAGGAGGATGATCTCGTCGGACTGGTGACCGCCACGGACGCGATGGAAGCCGTCGTCGGCGAACTCGAGGACCCACTCGATGAGGCCGCGGACGATTCGACAGCGTGA
- a CDS encoding universal stress protein, which produces MYDHVLLPVSTDATPDERYEPIYELAAQHGATITILSVADTNRDSVTNLGGEVVDTLESEATKAVERFAEAARERAITVETETIQGVPDEAILEYDETHDIDVIVMRKRDRSRLKETLLGSVTDRVIRLTDTPVLVI; this is translated from the coding sequence ATGTATGATCACGTGTTGTTGCCCGTCTCGACCGACGCGACGCCCGACGAACGATACGAGCCAATCTACGAGCTCGCAGCACAGCACGGAGCGACGATCACGATCCTGTCGGTCGCCGACACCAACCGCGACAGCGTGACGAACCTCGGCGGCGAGGTGGTCGATACGTTGGAAAGCGAAGCGACGAAGGCGGTCGAGCGGTTCGCCGAGGCCGCACGCGAGCGCGCGATCACGGTCGAAACGGAGACCATCCAGGGCGTTCCGGACGAGGCGATCCTCGAGTACGACGAGACCCACGACATCGACGTGATCGTCATGCGAAAGCGTGATCGCAGCCGTCTCAAGGAGACGTTACTGGGCAGTGTCACCGATCGCGTGATCCGCCTCACCGATACCCCTGTCCTCGTGATCTGA
- a CDS encoding lysylphosphatidylglycerol synthase domain-containing protein, with protein MRRSLRFLVGVAAGLAVFGGYLYTVGADTVLDRALAVAPWALALVIVLVVLEGLADGIGVWASLAPLNGGLSGARSAQFALAGDFFDILSPAGPVSSEPIMARFISVSTNTGYSEALGVRSVAKYVKSAAQLTLSGLLGLIVLFGTPDASGLLSTLGVSIAGVFVVGGVVLLSREHLSRGIVTVGAPLITRISGLYRDQPHDRAVVVAAVERYWERVVEFRGSPELLALIVLGGVIEQLLTAAALWVAIAGVGAPVAFLPILVIVPLPQIASVVPIPGSLGAYDLLLGGALVVVTGATATAATAAVLVVRTVSLPFGAIAGGICTAYLRGWRPTTD; from the coding sequence GTGAGACGCTCGCTGCGGTTTCTCGTCGGCGTCGCCGCCGGGCTAGCGGTTTTCGGTGGCTATCTCTACACCGTCGGCGCCGACACCGTGCTCGATCGCGCGCTGGCGGTCGCGCCGTGGGCGCTCGCGCTCGTGATCGTGCTCGTCGTCCTGGAGGGGCTCGCGGACGGGATCGGCGTGTGGGCCTCGTTGGCGCCGCTGAACGGCGGGCTATCGGGGGCCCGAAGCGCGCAGTTCGCGCTCGCCGGCGATTTCTTCGACATCCTCAGCCCGGCCGGGCCGGTGAGCTCCGAGCCGATCATGGCCCGGTTCATCAGCGTCTCGACGAACACGGGCTACTCCGAGGCGCTCGGCGTCCGGTCGGTGGCGAAGTACGTGAAATCGGCGGCCCAGTTGACGCTTTCGGGTCTGCTCGGACTGATCGTCCTCTTCGGGACGCCGGACGCGTCCGGGTTGCTCTCGACGCTCGGGGTCTCGATCGCCGGCGTGTTCGTGGTCGGCGGGGTCGTCTTGCTCTCGCGAGAGCACCTCTCGCGGGGGATCGTCACGGTAGGCGCACCGCTCATCACGCGGATCTCCGGGCTGTACCGGGACCAACCGCACGACCGAGCGGTCGTGGTCGCGGCCGTCGAGCGGTACTGGGAGCGGGTCGTCGAGTTTCGCGGAAGCCCGGAGTTGCTCGCCCTCATCGTCCTCGGCGGCGTGATCGAGCAACTGCTGACGGCGGCGGCCCTCTGGGTGGCGATCGCCGGCGTCGGCGCTCCCGTTGCGTTCCTCCCGATCCTCGTGATCGTGCCGCTCCCACAGATCGCGAGCGTCGTGCCGATCCCGGGGAGTCTGGGGGCGTACGATCTCCTGCTGGGCGGTGCGCTCGTCGTCGTGACCGGCGCCACCGCGACCGCTGCGACCGCGGCGGTCCTCGTCGTTCGAACCGTCTCCCTCCCGTTCGGCGCGATCGCTGGGGGTATCTGTACCGCGTATCTTCGGGGCTGGCGGCCGACGACCGACTGA
- a CDS encoding glycosyltransferase, whose protein sequence is MRFASAEEKRAEGHEPALRLVPVEPATVDAKELCGFPREFAPAGREPFDPLFPFGARPMHVLALFSHIGHTTIAYDLTERLATATDATVTAVSVFDRSRESIDVPIDDAVTVVALGARSRVDPRAVACLRVLLASGRYDVLHTHHNFVGSLGRLLAPRDLAIVDTEHADHRAHYSLAQNLVNAPTLPRADRVVANSEQTLRSFYRAERWLLRDERLRVIYNGIDTDRIDRALVTSATPFAIDGRRIVTVGRLIGTKDQATLLRAFAALSARQPDVRLTIVGDGPLRTRLEALAADLSISERVEFTGTIEREAVYRMLAASDVFTLPSRSEGFCVAAVEAMACGLPVVASDIPVLHEVIGPVGTFAPVGDAAAFADRLNSLLVDDDARRTAATRLRTRARTRFPLERTVEEYYALYEQLLAERRAAAASS, encoded by the coding sequence TTGCGGTTCGCTTCGGCCGAAGAAAAACGTGCCGAAGGACACGAACCGGCTCTCCGGCTGGTCCCCGTCGAGCCCGCGACGGTCGACGCGAAAGAGCTATGCGGGTTTCCCCGCGAGTTCGCCCCAGCCGGACGGGAGCCGTTCGACCCGTTGTTTCCCTTCGGTGCCCGACCCATGCATGTTCTCGCGCTGTTCAGCCACATCGGCCACACGACGATCGCCTACGACCTCACCGAGCGCCTCGCAACGGCGACGGACGCGACCGTCACGGCCGTCTCCGTTTTCGACCGCTCGCGCGAGTCGATCGACGTGCCGATCGACGACGCCGTTACCGTCGTCGCCCTCGGCGCGCGCTCGCGGGTCGACCCGCGGGCAGTCGCCTGCCTGCGCGTGCTGCTCGCGAGCGGCCGCTACGACGTCCTCCACACCCACCACAACTTCGTCGGCTCGCTGGGTCGCCTCCTCGCCCCGCGCGACCTCGCGATCGTCGACACCGAACACGCCGACCACCGCGCGCACTACTCGCTCGCCCAGAACCTGGTGAACGCACCGACGCTGCCCCGGGCTGACCGCGTCGTCGCGAACTCCGAGCAGACCCTCCGGTCGTTCTATCGTGCGGAGCGATGGTTGCTCCGCGATGAGCGCCTCAGGGTAATCTACAACGGTATCGATACCGACCGGATCGACCGCGCGCTCGTCACCTCGGCGACCCCCTTCGCGATCGACGGCCGGCGAATCGTGACGGTTGGCCGGCTGATCGGGACGAAAGACCAAGCGACGCTCCTGCGTGCGTTCGCCGCGCTTTCCGCCCGCCAGCCGGACGTGCGCCTGACGATCGTCGGCGACGGCCCACTGAGAACGCGCCTCGAAGCGCTCGCGGCGGACCTCTCGATCAGCGAGCGCGTCGAGTTCACCGGCACGATCGAGCGCGAGGCCGTCTATCGGATGCTGGCCGCAAGCGACGTCTTCACGCTCCCGTCGCGCTCCGAGGGGTTCTGCGTCGCGGCGGTCGAGGCGATGGCCTGTGGTCTCCCGGTCGTCGCAAGCGACATCCCCGTCCTCCACGAGGTGATCGGCCCGGTCGGAACGTTCGCCCCCGTGGGCGATGCGGCGGCATTCGCCGACCGGCTCAACAGCCTTCTCGTCGATGACGACGCTCGACGAACCGCCGCGACGCGCCTGCGAACGCGTGCCCGGACGCGGTTTCCGCTCGAACGAACCGTCGAGGAGTACTACGCCCTCTACGAGCAGCTGC